One region of Schistocerca gregaria isolate iqSchGreg1 chromosome 7, iqSchGreg1.2, whole genome shotgun sequence genomic DNA includes:
- the LOC126282353 gene encoding nematocyst expressed protein 3-like: protein MPLFLVVCSDTVENRKLYQLTRVADVPVHTEDLRSRRGPVQCFRCQEINHVARHCSMPGRCVKGAGAHAGSACPRPPTEKPTCALCGGAHVASYRGCEVWKRAIARQRGQTPAPRPKKPATRWPGVSFAEATSGAPSAVPAASAAPAPAAFDVVPIHEAPEPPPQLLVADPGTASPRTSAGPRPANRRRGGQRPVGTQRSAPSVEQPQVDSHSEAATPPPSSDGAAPAASTTDLANLVAQLTALVTSATKLIVCLSQQLTAAVPMASPAPTAVNTHQLHHGQR from the coding sequence atgccgctcttcctggtcgtctgctccgacaccgtggagaaccgcaaactataccaattgacgcgggtcgccgacgttccggttcataccgaagatcttcgctccaggagaggccctgtgcagtgctttcgctgccaggagatcaatcacgtcgcgcgccactgctctatgccgggcAGATGTGTTAAaggcgccggcgcccacgcaggaagtgcgtgcccccgtccgcccaccgagaagccgacatgtgcactctgtggcggtgctcacgtggccagctatcgtgggtgtgaggtgtggaagcgtgccatcgctcgccaacgtggccaaacaccagcgccgcgtccgaagaagccagcaacgagatggcccggcgtctctttcgcggaggcaacgtcaggggcgccctccgccgtcccggctgcgtcggctgctcctgctcctgccgcgttcGATGTCGTGCCGATACATGAGGCTCCTgagcctccaccacagctgctagtggcggacccgggtactgcctctcccaggacgtcggccggaccgcgccccgccaaccgccggcgcgggggtcagcgccccgtgggtacccagcgctcggcaccgtcagtcgagcagccccaggtggactctcacagcgaggcagccacgcctcccccttccagcgacggggccgcgccggctgcctccaccactgacctggccaacctcgtcgcgcagctcactgccttggtgaccagtgctacgaagttgattgtatgcctgtcgcagcaactcacagCTGCAGTGCCGATGGCTTCTCctgccccgaccgctgtcaacactcaccagctgcaccatgggcagcgttag